One Verrucomicrobiota bacterium DNA segment encodes these proteins:
- a CDS encoding crotonase/enoyl-CoA hydratase family protein, translating into MSETVSYPCFEVSIENQIAHIQLNRPEKRNCMSRSFWNDLPAVVKDIDHNAKARVIVISSTGPHFTAGLDLKEFAVTEGAILVDENTKDTQAAADFYSHVSLMQDSFTTLEQCRLPILAAIQGGCIGGGVDFTTACDIRYACEGAFFTIYEIKIAMTADVGTFPRIVKLLPEGIVRELAYTGRPLPAEEALSLGFVNKVFPDQESMLEGVMKIAEEIASNAPLAVYGCKKMINYARDHSTADGLDYVAVWNMSMLKSEEMIESQMAKMEKRAGKFVDLPVVKDKI; encoded by the coding sequence ATGAGCGAAACCGTCAGTTATCCCTGTTTTGAAGTTTCCATCGAAAATCAGATTGCACATATTCAGCTGAACCGTCCGGAAAAAAGAAACTGCATGTCACGGTCATTCTGGAATGACCTTCCTGCAGTGGTTAAGGATATCGATCACAATGCAAAAGCGCGGGTGATTGTTATTTCTTCAACGGGTCCTCACTTTACCGCCGGTCTGGACCTGAAGGAATTTGCCGTGACCGAAGGCGCTATCCTGGTCGATGAAAACACAAAAGACACCCAGGCCGCAGCAGATTTTTACAGCCATGTATCTCTGATGCAGGATAGTTTTACTACGCTGGAACAATGTCGCCTTCCCATATTGGCGGCAATCCAGGGCGGATGTATCGGAGGTGGTGTTGATTTCACAACAGCCTGCGATATTCGGTATGCCTGCGAGGGTGCCTTTTTCACCATCTATGAAATCAAAATCGCCATGACAGCCGATGTTGGAACATTTCCCAGAATTGTAAAACTACTGCCCGAAGGGATTGTTCGTGAACTTGCTTATACGGGTAGGCCTTTGCCGGCCGAGGAAGCGTTGAGTTTAGGTTTTGTAAACAAAGTTTTCCCGGATCAGGAATCGATGCTTGAGGGCGTAATGAAGATTGCTGAGGAAATTGCATCGAACGCGCCGCTGGCTGTTTACGGCTGCAAAAAGATGATCAACTATGCGCGTGATCACTCAACCGCGGACGGCTTGGACTATGTAGCAGTCTGGAATATGAGTATGCTGAAGAGCGAAGAAATGATCGAATCTCAAATGGCCAAGATGGAGAAACGTGCGGGGAAGTTTGTAGATTTGCCCGTTGTTAAGGATAAAATTTAA
- a CDS encoding HigA family addiction module antitoxin, which yields MAKTEKLPLVTPGEILREEFLIPMGLTQIQVAHDSGIPASRLTEIIKGRRSITAETALRLSSYFGTTPGFWLGLQTAHDLEVAQRTYGQRIRSAVNRLVVAED from the coding sequence ATGGCTAAAACAGAGAAACTACCCTTGGTTACCCCTGGTGAAATTCTTCGAGAAGAATTTTTAATCCCCATGGGTCTCACTCAAATTCAGGTGGCACACGACTCAGGAATTCCGGCCTCCCGATTGACTGAGATTATTAAGGGGCGAAGGTCCATTACCGCTGAGACAGCACTTCGTTTATCGTCTTACTTTGGAACCACGCCAGGCTTTTGGCTTGGGTTGCAAACAGCTCATGACCTGGAGGTTGCCCAGCGCACCTATGGGCAAAGAATCAGATCCGCAGTTAACAGGCTCGTTGTAGCCGAAGATTGA
- a CDS encoding serine hydrolase, producing MKRSVLLLLLFAVSCSTQREEESFIAVTDEFLSELKLMQGDKNAFTPDTYYAPGGVIGIVANGELVVCRPFGYGEASNVEALVNQPADLIDPALGQPVRQDSLFRLGSTSKLFVGLALALCKDQGLVDYEAPVSNYIDDLRKKEVGKLTLKQLFTHTGGLPLLHKPGLRERDDEVTQATMAEIVENAATLSPDSSKIDQYAYSNVGILLLAEVVSRVQELPYEAFIQVEILNPLEMHHTWFHTRDIDLKLKTTGYFPHFQPAVDPDLQGYAPVGGMYSTGQDMAKLMGLFQLAVDESHSASLPINASVIRDLASVYFQEGQHRMGVSVDIGYRDGHTMIGHNGRIDGYASFFTFSREAKTGLVFMANGGFPLGRTTAPALFEKILESMEANRMAD from the coding sequence ATGAAGAGGTCCGTCCTTCTTCTACTGCTTTTTGCTGTATCCTGTTCTACTCAGCGAGAGGAGGAATCGTTCATTGCGGTTACGGATGAGTTTCTTTCTGAATTGAAACTGATGCAGGGGGACAAGAATGCCTTTACTCCCGATACTTATTACGCGCCGGGCGGGGTGATCGGTATCGTCGCAAACGGGGAGTTGGTCGTTTGCCGTCCATTTGGCTATGGTGAAGCTTCGAATGTAGAGGCGTTGGTCAATCAACCCGCCGACCTGATCGATCCCGCGTTGGGCCAACCGGTCAGGCAGGATTCGTTATTTCGGCTGGGATCTACAAGCAAGCTTTTCGTCGGGCTCGCCCTGGCTCTCTGCAAGGACCAGGGACTCGTAGATTATGAGGCTCCGGTATCCAACTATATTGATGATCTCCGGAAAAAAGAAGTCGGGAAACTGACTTTGAAGCAGCTTTTCACCCATACCGGAGGCCTACCCTTGCTGCACAAGCCCGGTTTGCGGGAGCGGGACGACGAGGTTACCCAGGCCACCATGGCCGAGATTGTCGAAAACGCGGCAACCTTGTCTCCTGACTCATCGAAAATCGATCAATACGCCTATTCGAATGTGGGCATACTCCTCCTTGCGGAAGTCGTAAGTCGCGTGCAGGAACTGCCATACGAGGCCTTTATTCAGGTTGAGATTCTTAATCCTCTCGAGATGCATCATACCTGGTTCCACACCCGCGACATCGATCTTAAGCTGAAGACAACGGGCTACTTCCCCCATTTTCAACCGGCTGTCGATCCCGACCTGCAAGGTTACGCCCCGGTCGGAGGTATGTACTCCACGGGGCAGGACATGGCAAAATTGATGGGGCTCTTTCAGCTCGCCGTGGACGAATCTCATTCAGCTAGCCTGCCGATCAATGCCTCTGTTATTCGCGACCTGGCGTCTGTGTATTTTCAGGAAGGTCAACATCGTATGGGTGTGTCGGTGGATATAGGATACAGGGACGGGCATACCATGATCGGGCACAATGGAAGGATCGATGGATACGCATCTTTCTTCACGTTTTCCAGGGAAGCAAAAACGGGGCTGGTATTCATGGCCAACGGTGGCTTCCCACTTGGCCGGACCACCGCCCCCGCGCTTTTCGAAAAGATCCTTGAATCGATGGAAGCCAACCGCATGGCTGATTGA